One region of Miscanthus floridulus cultivar M001 chromosome 19, ASM1932011v1, whole genome shotgun sequence genomic DNA includes:
- the LOC136529162 gene encoding uncharacterized protein → MSISMSVEIPMDQPAASTLLPGAVCDVVDEDEAPPPPASARPMRVLISPIVPLPADGGASADDAALPPAYTGVLYLHRHKWPAVEDDPGKKREKWLKEMRGWLMVLAVLAASVTYQAGLNPPGGFWQQDDAQGNVAGTPVLQSKFPKRYTVFFYFNSTAFVTSVVIIVLLMNECFYHSEAKVEALEIIVVLDMAGLMGAYIAGCTREVSSSIYIIVLTLVVFLYVVYTAQFLPKLWGLVVDVPFLHKAAQGGALPVPQNILDGARPRTHIIGRTKSAPPR, encoded by the exons ATGTCCATCTCCATGTCCGTGGAGATCCCCATGGATCAGCCTGCTGCCTCCACCCTACTTCCGGGCGCCGTCTGCGATGTGGTCGACGAGGACGAGGCGCCGCCGCCTCCGGCCAGTGCTAGGCCCATGCGCGTCCTCATCTCGCCCATCGTGCCCCTCCCCGCTGACGGCGGCGCTTCGGCTGATGATGCTGCGCTGCCGCCGGCGTACACCGGCGTGCTGTACCTGCACCGCCACAAGTGGCCCGCCGTGGAGGACGACCCTGGCAAGAAACGGGAGAAGTGGCTCAAGGAGATGCGCGGCTGGCTCATGGTGCTCGCCGTGCTGGCCGCCTCCGTCACCTACCAGGCGGGGCTCAACCCGCCGGGCGGCTTCTGGCAGCAGGACGACGCGCAGGGCAACGTCGCCGGCACGCCCGTGCTCCAGTCCAAGTTCCCAAAGCG GTACACCGTTTTCTTCTACTTCAACTCCACGGCGTTCGTGACGTCGGTGGTCATCATCGTCCTCCTCATGAACGAGTGCTTCTACCACTCGGAGGCCAAGGTGGAGGCGCTGGAGATCATCGTCGTGCTAGACATGGCGGGCCTCATGGGCGCCTACATCGCCGGCTGCACCCGCGAGGTCTCCTCCTCCATCTACATCATCGTCCTCACCCTCGTCGTCTTCCTCTACGTCGTCTACACGGCACAGTTCCTGCCCAAGCTCTGGGGCCTAGTCGTTGACGTGCCCTTCCTCCACAAAGCGGCCCAGGGCGGCGCGCTGCCCGTGCCGCAGAACATCCTGGACGGGGCCAGGCCGCGGACCCACATCATCGGCCGGACCAAGTCGGCGCCGCCGCGTTAG